The following proteins are encoded in a genomic region of Oncorhynchus gorbuscha isolate QuinsamMale2020 ecotype Even-year unplaced genomic scaffold, OgorEven_v1.0 Un_scaffold_1021, whole genome shotgun sequence:
- the LOC124021014 gene encoding gastrula zinc finger protein XlCGF26.1-like, producing the protein MASVKLEDCSQTLELNVNIKDEEEEEKIGTCVSRGDHVETFSTSREHQQEDHRAKMSHHCTHCEEIFPFLSKLKIHLKTHTGEKPYSCSECGASFSHRYTLKRHERIHTKEKPYSCSDCGASFSQLGNLKDHERIHTGEKPYSCSDCGAIFSRLGTLKKHERIHTGEKPYSCSDCGASFSRLGTLKNHERIHTGEKPYSCSYCGKSFSQQGHLKIHERLHTGEKLYSCSDCVKCFKTPTALKVHHGTHRAEKPFSCSDCGKSFSHRDNLKQHEHIHTGKKPYCCSYCGKSFSRLGTLKKHERIHTGEKPYSCSYCGKSFSRPCTLQYHERIHTGEKPYSCSYCGKSFSRPCTLQKHERIHTGEKPFSCSGCGKNFSHLGTLKQHERIHTGEKPYSCSDCGKNFSHLGTLKQHERIHKGEKPYSCSDFEKSFSQE; encoded by the coding sequence gagaccatGTTGAGACATTCTCTACATCCAGAGAGCATCAGCAGGAAGATCACAGAGCAAAGATGTCTCACCACTGCACACATTGTGAGGAGATTTTCCCATTTCTATCAAAGCTAAAAATACACctaaaaacacacacaggagagaagccttactcctgctctgaatGTGGGGCGAGTTTCTCTCATCGGTACACCTTAAAGCGACATGAACGTATACACACAaaagagaagccttactcctgctctgactgtggagcAAGTTTCTCTCAACTGGGCAACTTAAAAGACCATgaacgtatacacacaggagagaagccttactcctgctctgactgtggggcaATTTTCTCTCGACTGGGCACCTTAAAAAAACATgaacgtatacacacaggagagaagccttactcctgctctgactgtggggcaAGTTTCTCTCGACTGGGCACCTTAAAAAACCATgaacgtatacacacaggagagaagccttactcctgctcttactgtggaaagagtttctctcaACAGGGCCACCTAAAAATACATGAGCGtttacacacaggagaaaaactTTACTCTTGCTCTGACTGTGTAAAATGCTTCAAAACGCCAACTGCGCTAAAAGTTCATCATggaacacacagagcagagaagcctttctcctgctctgactgtggaaagagtttctctcaTCGGGATAACTTAAAACAACATGAACATATACACACAGGAAAGAAGCCTTACTGCTGCTCttactgtggaaagagtttctctcgactgggcactttaaaaaaacatgaacgtatacacacaggagagaagccttactcctgctcttactgtggaaagagtttctctcgACCATGCACCTTACAATATCATGAACGTATacacacgggagagaagccttactcctgctcttactgtggaaagagtttctctcgACCATGCACCTTACAAAAACATgaacgtatacacacaggagagaagcctttctcCTGCTCTGGCTGTGGAAAGAATTTCTCTCACCTGGGCACCTTAAAACAACATgaacgcatacacacaggagagaagccttactcctgctctgactgtgggaagaattTCTCTCACCTGGGCACCTTAAAACAACATGAACGTATACAcaaaggagagaagccttactcctgctctgactttGAAAAGAGTTTCTCTCAGGAGTAA